DNA sequence from the Vibrio pelagius genome:
AAGTACCAGAAATTGCGCCTAAGCCAGAGAAACGTTTTAGCCTTATTGGGTTAGTTTCTCTTGGAATGAAAGCGCTCAAGAGTGCCAAGTTGATCAAAGTAGTTTTGGCTTCAGCGAGCTTAGCGGCGTACTCTTGGCTGTTTTCGATTCAGTTTGCCTTAGCACTAATAGCGTGCCTTATGTTTCATGAATATGGTCATATTCGTGCGATGAAGTACTTTGGGATGAAAACGAAAGGCATTTATCTGATCCCATTTTTAGGTGGTCTTGCGTTGTCGGATGAAAAAATCAACACGCGTTGGCAAGATGTGGTTATTTCAATCATGGGCCCATTCTTTGGTCTGATTCTATCCCTGATTTTTACAGTGTTGTACTGGGCGACAGGAGAGATGTTCTTCGCAGGTCTTGCTGTGTTTAATGCTCTACTCAACTTATTCAACTTGCTGCCAATTTTGCCACTCGATGGTGGTCATGTGCTCAAAAGCATCAGTTTTTCAATGAACAGTTTGTTGGGCATTGTTTTATGCGCTGCAGCAGCGGTTGGTGGTGTGATATTGAGTTATCAGCTCAACTTAACCTTGTTTGGTTTCTTGTTGATTATGGGGAGTATAGAAATTCTGATTGAATGGAGAGGACGCCACCAGAGCCACCTTTTGCCACTTGATCGCTATGGTCAGATTATTTCAGCGGTTTGGTATGTTGGTTTGGTGAGCGGACTTATTGGTGTTATTTGGTATTTCGCATCGACAGGCGATCAACTACTCAGTTTACCGTTACAAATTCTAGGTACCTAATCGCGTAAACTACTTACATTAGTACTCCAATAGAAAAGCCCTAGGTTGCAAAACTTAGGGCTTTCGTTTAAAGCAAAGCTGGTTTTTGCGAGAGTTTAAACCTTACAATTCGGTCGCTGTGCATTAGATTGAGGTAAGGTGGTGATTGTCGCGCGAAGATCTTGAATGCGCGTGCTATGAGAAGGGTGAGTAGAGAGCAACTCGGGAGGTTGATTTCCGCCTGACGCTTTAGCCATGTTCTGCCACAAATTAACACTTTGGTTTGGATCGAAACCTGCATCTGCCATGTATCTTAAACCGACAATATCAGCTTCCGATTCCTGTGTGCGCTCGTAAGGAAGAATCACACCGTATTGAACGCCTAAACCGAGCGCGGCCATCGTCATACCTTTATATTGCGCGTATTCGGATGCACCAAGTGCGGCACCAGTTATCGATAATCCGGTATTGGCGAGTTGTGTTTGAGATAGACGTTCATTACTATGGTCGGCGATGACGTGCGCAATCTCATGGCCAATAACCGTTGCGAGCTGATCTTGATTAACCGCAACCTTTAATAGACCAGTGTATACGCCTATTTTACCACCAGGTAGGGCAAATGCGTTAACTTGGTCGCTTTCAAAAACAACCACTTCCCACTCGTCAAATCCTTGTTTAGGAATATGTTTGGTGATGCTGTTTGTTACACACTGCACGTAAGCGTTTGTTTTGGCATCTTGACTGATTTTCTGTTGTTGCTTCATCTGCTCAAATGATTGAGCACCGAGCTGCGACATATCTTGGTCTGAGAACAGCAAGATCTGGTTTCGCCCTGTAGGAGAAGAGCTACATGCCGTGATACCTGCAAGTGTGAGAAGTGAAGCGAACTTCATCCATGACGTCATACATTATCCTCTGTGTATTGCCGTTTTTATGCATGTTAACATCAACTTGCGTGATAGCTAATAGCTGAGCGATAACAATCACGACTTACCCATAATTATAACAATGAATAGGAACATGATATGTCTATCTGGAAAAAGCCCATAGACCTCGACATCATCAACGCGACATCGAAGAATACGTTAATCGAGCACCTCAATATTGTATACACAGAAGTGAACGACAACTCTTTGGTGGCAACCATGCCCGTTTGTCATTTTACTCATCAACCGCTTGGTATGCTTCATGGGGGCGCATCGGTTGTTTTAGCGGAAACTTTGGGTTCTTTGGCTGCGAATTTCTGTGTATCAGATGGGTATTTCTGTGTTGGTTTAGATATCAATGCCAACCACGTACGTTCAATGCGTGAAGGTCATGTAATTGGTAAGGCAGAGCCGATTCACTTAGGCGCTTCAACTCAGGTTTGGCAGATTAATATTACTGACGAGCGCGAAAGGTTGGTTTGTTCGAGCCGTCTGACTATCGCTGTTAAAAAACACAAGCGATAGTTAATCAGGTTATTAAGAATATTTATGGTTATTACATTTAGTGGCGGAAAGATCATCGCCACGCCTCATGAATTAGTGGTTCGTTTAGATGGTGAGTATCGTGTCACTTTGCAGGCGCAGGTGGATGCGATTCAACTCATTGGAAAAGGGGCAAATGTCATTTCTGCTAATGGTTCTGAGTGCAAATGGTCTATTAAGTTGGACGATGAGCAACAACTGAGAGAAATAGCCAACGAAGTCGGCTGTGATGTTCTTTAGTTAAACGTAAATAAATTCAGTAATATGGCTATTTGGGCGCTCATTAATGAGCGCCTTTTTTCTGTATGTTGATTAAGACAATACTATGCAAATTCGTTAGGTATTGGTTGATTTCATTGACTAAAATAAGGAAACTGAAACCCATTCCAATAAGTTGATATTTCCTCTTTATGAGCAGCCCTAGATTACGAGTCCAGTTTGAAACCTTATTTGAGTACTTTGATGGTAAAGACTCAGACGTTCAATTAGATGACATTACCGATGTGCTTTGTTGTACGCGCCGTAATGCGCGCATGGTTTTGAATAAGCTTGAAGAAGAAAGCTGGATTGAGTGGCAACCCGCTGCGGGTAGGGGAAAACAATCTAAGCTTATCTTCAAACAGAATCGAACCAACGTAAGTGAAACACTTGCACGTCGTTATCTTGAAGATGGAAAAATCGGGCAAGCACTGAATGCGCTAGATAGGGATGCCGCTAAGCTTACCCAAGTGATTCAAAACTACTTAGGTGTGCAATACCAAGAAGGCGAGCAGGTGATTCGTCTACCGTACTACCGCCCTCTATCAATGCTTAACCCTGCGAAATCTATGCGTCGTTCCGAGCAGCACATTGCGCGTCAGGTATTCAGCGGTTTAACAAGGCTTGATGACAACGATCAACTGCAACCGGATCTTGCTCATTCTTGGCAAAAAATTCATGATGACCATTGGCGTTTTTTCATTCGTCCGGGGGTTCGTTTTCATAATGGAGAATTACTTCAAACCAGCCATATTGTAGAGACACTTGACTCATTAGAGTGCCTTAACATGTTCTCGCATATCAAACATGTCGAATCTCCAGCCAACTGCGTGGTTGATGTCTACCTGACTCGTCCAGATAAATATTTCCCACTTGCACTGACAGAGTCGATTGCCAAAGTTACATTACCTGCAAGCTTACGTGGCGATGACTATGATATTCGTCCGATTGGTACAGGCCCTTATCGTGTTGAGAAGAACGACGAACAACAGTTGATACTTCGTGCTTTCGATGGCTATTTTGGATTTCGTCCGCTGATCGATAGAGTTGAGGTTTGGGTAGTCGATGAAGCTTACTCTTCAATGGTTTATCCAAGTCTCTCAAAGCCTGTGATGGCTGATCGCGGTGACAGTGACGAAGTTGAGTTGGACCCAGGTTGTACTTATTTGTTGCTTAACCGTCAGAAGGGTATTGCTAAGAATCCATTGTGGGCTGAGTTTCTCTCTAACGCGCTAAATGCTGCCGACCTGTTTACTCATATTCCAAAAGAGACCGTTATTGATCTTGGCGTTTTACACGCCTATGGGCTCAAGCCGGGTTGGTACGATGTAAAACTCGCTACTCCTGTTTGCCCACAGTCCACAACAAAGCCAGTGATTAAGATTGCATTTCAGCGTCAACATCCGATGTTCCCAACCCTAGCGCATGCTATTGAAGCGGTGCTAAAACAGTACGATGTCGCTGTTGAGCTGTTTGATTACGATATGAACCCACCACACGCTGACGATGTCGATATCTGGATAAACCCAATGGGCATTGCTAACAATCGCGATGATGCTCTGGTGGGCTGGCTTATGGATTACAGCTTTATTGAAGAGTCGAGCCCGTTGGATGAATTTGATCAGTGGTGCACTATGGTTGAACAGTGGCGCGCTGGCGAATACGAGACATTCCCAGCTCGCCAACTTGGTAAGAAACTGGTTCATAGCAATCAATTGATCCCCATGTTTCACTGTTGGTTGGGGGTGAACAAAGATCAGTGCGGTACGCTGCAAAATGCCAAGTGTAATGCGTTAGGTTGGTTTGATTTTAGTCAGGTTTGGAATAAACCAGACCTCGGTTAAAGGTTTACTATGTCTACTTTGTTTCTTACGTTTATTACCCTGATTGCTTTTGCTGCGAACTCGGTGTTATGTCGGTGGGCGCTTGCGGACAATAGTATCGACCCTTTGAGCTTCTCCTTGATTCGTATTGTCTCCGGTGCAATCACCTTAATACTAATTTACTGGGCTGTGACTCGCTCAAAACAGCAACTTGCTGGTGGAGAAAATAATCAGTCATCGAAATGGAAGGGCAATCCAATTTCAATTGGCGCTTTGCTCGTCTATATGTTTGGTTTTTCTTATGCGTATGTCGCGCTCGGAGCCGGTTTAGGTGCCTTAATCTTGTTTGTGATGGTCCAACTGACTATGGTGGTGGCGCACTTGATTCAAGCAAGAGGCATGTCGTTACTAGAGTGGTTTGGTTGTGCGATTGCAATTAGTGGTTTAGTTATACTTCTTTGGCCTGATAACCAACAACAGGCTTTGGATTTCAAAGCTGCGCTGCTTATGATGTTGGCAGGCATAGGTTGGGGGTGTTATACGTTAGCAGGGCGTAAAGTGAATGATCCACTGCACGCTACCATGATCAACTTTAGCTATGCAGGGTTGGCATCTCTTGTGCTGCTTATCTTTGTGTCATTCAGCGAAGTAATGTCTGGCTCGATGTTTATGAACAGCGCTGGTGTCACTTATGCTCTGCTATCCGGGGTCTTTGCTTCTGCAATGGGTTACACGCTCTGGTATCAAGTGGTGAAAAAACTCAGCACATTGACTGCATCGGTGGCGCAGCTAAGCGTCCCCATTATTGCGACTCTCGGCGGTATTGTATTTCTTTCGGAACCTCTCACGCTAAAGTTCGTTATTGCATCCGGCATTATCTTTGTTGGTATTGCAGCAGTAATCTTTGCTCCTAAAAACGGTTAATCCCAATCTTTTATGGCTAAACCAAACAAGAAACAACCAAGCAAAACGGTTCAGATTTTCTGTGCCAAGTGTAAGACACAACTCTTCAAGTACCGAAAAGGTGGCAAAGGAGCGCTAGTAAAATGCTTTAAAGAGAGAATCGTTGAAGACTACACCACAACGCCATGCCATTGCCCAGGCTGCGAGATTGAATTCGCTAGAGATACGTTAGTGAGAGGAACGCCTGCGTTTAAGATGATAGGCGGAAAGGTCACCATGAAATAAGAGATAGAGCACAAAGGAGCACTATGAAGTGTTCCTTTGTTTTAAATCTTTAAAGGCTGCTTGACTGATTTTATGTCTTCGGCTTATCTATTCGACCTTGTAGCTTCATGATTATCAACGCAACGATAGCGCCGGATGTATCACACAGCATGTCTTTTTGAGCATCCCAAATGTCACCCTGCGAGCCTAAAAATGCGATGCCTTCATCGCCCCCCGCCAATTCCGCATACCACCACTCAATGATTTCATAACCCGCGGCGACACTCATGATCGCAAACAGCGAGAACCAAACTGCGATAATCGGAGACGATAGCTTCTTGCGAATCAAGTATTCAGCCAGCGGGTAGGCGTATAACCCGATAGAAAAGTGAGCAACACGGTCGAAGTTATTACGCTCAGATCCGATCAATGTATTGAACCAATCAAAAGGTACTTCCGCGAAAGTGTATTTGGCGCCGATAGTGTGTAGAACCAACCAAATAAACATCAAGACATAGGCTGTGTTAGAGAAAGTGAGCTTGCGAGAACACCACCAGATACCCGCTAAAATACCGACCGCTGGAATAATCTCTGCAATCCAGACTGCTCTTGATGACGGAGAAATGGCGGAGAATACAAATACGGCTAGGTAGGCAGCAGTGAGTATTAACAGTGAACGATTACAGCTTAGCGGGCTGGCTATAGGCTCAGTCGTGTTGGTCATATGTAGTCCTCATCAATAATTGAGTATGTTGTCATAGTATTGAACACTGTACAATTGGTTTTAACATTACAAAATGTGTTGAAAAGGCGGGTTACCGCCCAGTATCTAGACAAACGATTGCTAGAGTTTCACAAAAGTTTGATTTACGACAAAGCGCCCCCTAAAATCCCCGTTCACTACATACATAACTAGAAAGAAAGTCATGAAACTGGAAACTGTCGATTATCTTGCTGACGATGCAGCAGAGCAATTTGTTCGCTCACTACGTGAAACCGGCTTCGGTGTTTTAAAGAATCACCCAATCCCTAAAGAACTCGTAGAATCTATCTATGAAAATTGGTACCAATTCTTCATGACAGAAGAGAAAAACGATTTTCAGTTTAATGTTGATACACAAGACGGATACTTTCCACCTTCTGTTTCAGAAGTCGCTAAAGGACACAGCGTTAAAGACATTAAAGAGTATTTTCACGTTTACCCTTGGGGCCAAATCCCAGAGCAGCTAAAAGAGCAGATCTTAGATTACTATGCGCGCGCAAACGCATTTGCTCAAGAGCTATTGGGTTGGGTTGAAGCTCACGCACCGAAAGACGTACAAGAGAAGTTCTCTGTCGCACTTTCTGAAATGATTAACGGTAGCGAGCAGACACTGCTTCGTGTTCTACATTACCCACCAATGCAGGGTGATGAAGAGCCGGGTGCAATCCGTGCAGCCGCTCACGAAGATATCAACCTACTCACGGTGCTTCCAGCAGCTAACGAGCCTGGCCTACAAGTAAAAACGAAAGACGACCAGTGGTTAGATGTACCTTGTGATTTTGGCAACCTAATCATCAACATAGGTGACATGCTTCAAGAAGCATCAGGGGGTTACTTCCCATCGACAACGCACCGTGTCATTAACCCAACAGGTGAGCGCCAAGAGAAGTCTCGTATTTCATTGCCTCTTTTCCTACACCCTAAACCAGAAGTGGTGTTGTCTGAAAAGTACACAGCGAATGAATACCTAATGGAACGTCTACGCGAGCTAGGTGTTATCTAAGCAAGCCCGATTTCATAACAAGTTTAAAGCCAGCATTTCGCTGGCTTTGTTGTATCTTGAAGGCGGTTAATTTTTTGACTAGAAGTTCAAGTTCAAGTTCAAGAAGTTATTGTTTGGTATTTGGGCTCAATCGTTGAAACATTGAGTTGAAGTCTCGACAAATCAACGATGATGGCATTCAATGTATATATGAACCAATTAGCATCAAATACTGGCTCCATACTATGTTAGAACAACAAGGCGTGAGTGCACCGTTTCAAACTCACATGGAAAACCCATTGCTATGGCCAATCATGGAAGTACTGAAGAAACAACCTCGGGGCTGGAAGGTTCACACGCTTGCCACTCACCTTAACGATCTCGGTTTGGTGCCTATATTGGACCCTAAGCCAGAAAAGGATCTGTTTAAGAAGAATTTCTTGATCATGAATGCTCTGTATCAATTACAAGAAACCTTATTCCCTGAGAGTTGGTTACAAGTTCAAGCAATGGATATAGAACTGATGCATGGTCGCTATTACGCCAGCGGACATGCGATCGATATGGAAGATCCTTTGCGCGATTACTACGTGCATTGGGAAAACTATGAAGCGGACGAAGGCGAAGTAAAACGACTGTTGAACGAGTTTTGGACCCGTTACCGTAAGTTTGTTGGTGGAGAAGATATTGGTGATATGGACAGAGGCAAAGCGCTCTCGTTGTTTGAACTGCCAGTGGATGCGTCACCCGCCGAAATCCGCAAGCGTTGGAGAAAGCTCGCATTACGTTGGCACCCTGATAGAGAAGCGGGGAATAGTGCGCAGTTTCGAGTTTTATGCGAAGCGTGGAATGTCCTAAGACACTAATTTTTCAATAGCTTATAGGTAAAAAAATAGTGCGTCGAACGCACTATTTTTTATTGGGCTCAGTGATTAAATTCACTGAATCAGTCAGCCAGTTGGCGAATTAGTTAGATGGCTTGAACTGAGACTTACGCATACGGTTCAAAGCCGCCATGATATCGAGCGTTCTTGGCTTTGCGAGATCACCGTAGTTTGGCATGTTCGCGTGCCAGTCTTTATCTAGCATGGCGTTAAACTCTTTGGCTGGGTTGTTTGACCAACCTGGTAGTTGAGCAAACTGGAACCAAGCCCAGCCAATCGCGTTAACTTCTGAAGCTGACTCTAGCTGTTCAAGTGCTGATAAATCGGTGAATTCTTTGCCAAAGCGCAGCGAATCTTTGCCTTTTGCGTTCACTCGGAATTTCCCATCAGACAGAATGTTCATCAGAGAGGCACGGTTCAGTGAGCGTGGCACGAACATTTCAAGTGCTGTTTCACACTCGTTGTGACGTTGAGTAGGGTGCTGCGCGATCACTTCTTTCGCTTTTTCAGTCACATCTACGGCTTGGTAGTCGTGCATTTGGATAACCGTGTCTGCAACGTCCAGATAATCACCGGAACCGCCCATAACAACAATGGTAGAAACGCTCATTTCATCACGTAGCTGACCAATACGATCAACAAGTGGCGTAATTGGCTCATCACCTTTGGCAACTAGCGCCTGCATACGCTCATCGCGGATCATAAAGTTGGTTGCAGAGGTATCTTCATCGATCAGTAGCGTTTGGACACCTGCTTCAATAGATTCTTGTAGCCATGCTGCTTGAGATGTTGAACCAGAAGCATCTTGAGTCGTAAAGTTTGAAGTGTCTTTCTGCATCGGTAGGTGGTTGATGTAGTTCGATAAGTTCAAGCTATGAACACAACGACCATCTTCTGCGCGAATCTTCATTGTATCCAGCGCGGTCACGATACCTTCGCGGCCATCGCCTGGAATGTGGTTGTAGATAGAGCGTTCAACGGCATTAAGCAGCGTTGATTTACCGTGAAAGCCACCACCGACAATCAAAGTAATGCCTTTAGGAATGCCAAGACCTTTAACTTCACCGCGGTTAGGCGTTTTTAGTGTCACAGACAGAGATTCAGGCGCTTCGAATGCGACCGCGTCTTTCATTGGTAGATCGCAGTTACCGGCAATACGTGGCAGAACACTACCGTTAGAAACGAAAGCGGCTAGGTTATGTTCATCAAGCTGCGAGCGAAGCGCTTCTTGATCTTCGATGGTTTGGCAGTGTTCGATCAGAGCGTCAAAGTCGAGTTCACGCTCTAGCGTTGCGCGGCGAATAAACTTAGGCAAGTAGAACGTAATAATGTTGTTTGCTTTTTTCGCGAGAATACTACGACCATCAGCTGGCAGGTTAATACGGAAACGGATTTCGATGCCGTGCTCGGTAAACAGTACCGCTGTGCTATCAAGGACTGTTTGACCAGTCAAAGCAATGGAGATGCTCGATTCTTGCTTAGCAAATTCCGCAAAGCTACGTGCGATGAAGTCTCGCGCTGCGATTTGATATACGTGTGATTTGTCTTTCAACCACTCTAAACCGGTTAGCGACCATGCTCGTGTGGCACGAAAGCGAGAAGGGGACGCGTATGGGTCACCTTGGATGTGATCGATGTAAAGTTCAAAGTCAGCAAAGTCGTATTGACCCTTGATTTGTTGATATGCACGGTAGTTTTGTTTTTCGAGCTTTTTGAGCTTTGCAGTCAACTGATCCATAACGAGAAATGCCTTAATTGGAGAAAGATACAAATAGAAAAGCGGCGATTATAAAAATCACCACCTATAGAGTAAAGGGAAACTCGGAGTAAATTGCAAAGTATCGATAATTTAGATCTCTAATATTCCTATATAGCTCCTAATTGGCGGGTAAATGTACCAATTAGGCGTATCGGCTGCTGTTTGGGTAGTTTTGGTCAGCAAGGTTTTG
Encoded proteins:
- a CDS encoding DNA-J related domain-containing protein; protein product: MLEQQGVSAPFQTHMENPLLWPIMEVLKKQPRGWKVHTLATHLNDLGLVPILDPKPEKDLFKKNFLIMNALYQLQETLFPESWLQVQAMDIELMHGRYYASGHAIDMEDPLRDYYVHWENYEADEGEVKRLLNEFWTRYRKFVGGEDIGDMDRGKALSLFELPVDASPAEIRKRWRKLALRWHPDREAGNSAQFRVLCEAWNVLRH
- a CDS encoding site-2 protease family protein; amino-acid sequence: MQLLAVDFLGKTLRLEGSMAGWQQLFWNNALVSQLDATSEAEDARTHQFQLQAGEQVLACRLDVKVQWQPFVMEYRATVNGEVVSQGSRNTKDIEQQVPEIAPKPEKRFSLIGLVSLGMKALKSAKLIKVVLASASLAAYSWLFSIQFALALIACLMFHEYGHIRAMKYFGMKTKGIYLIPFLGGLALSDEKINTRWQDVVISIMGPFFGLILSLIFTVLYWATGEMFFAGLAVFNALLNLFNLLPILPLDGGHVLKSISFSMNSLLGIVLCAAAAVGGVILSYQLNLTLFGFLLIMGSIEILIEWRGRHQSHLLPLDRYGQIISAVWYVGLVSGLIGVIWYFASTGDQLLSLPLQILGT
- a CDS encoding ABC-ATPase domain-containing protein; translation: MDQLTAKLKKLEKQNYRAYQQIKGQYDFADFELYIDHIQGDPYASPSRFRATRAWSLTGLEWLKDKSHVYQIAARDFIARSFAEFAKQESSISIALTGQTVLDSTAVLFTEHGIEIRFRINLPADGRSILAKKANNIITFYLPKFIRRATLERELDFDALIEHCQTIEDQEALRSQLDEHNLAAFVSNGSVLPRIAGNCDLPMKDAVAFEAPESLSVTLKTPNRGEVKGLGIPKGITLIVGGGFHGKSTLLNAVERSIYNHIPGDGREGIVTALDTMKIRAEDGRCVHSLNLSNYINHLPMQKDTSNFTTQDASGSTSQAAWLQESIEAGVQTLLIDEDTSATNFMIRDERMQALVAKGDEPITPLVDRIGQLRDEMSVSTIVVMGGSGDYLDVADTVIQMHDYQAVDVTEKAKEVIAQHPTQRHNECETALEMFVPRSLNRASLMNILSDGKFRVNAKGKDSLRFGKEFTDLSALEQLESASEVNAIGWAWFQFAQLPGWSNNPAKEFNAMLDKDWHANMPNYGDLAKPRTLDIMAALNRMRKSQFKPSN
- a CDS encoding DUF3389 domain-containing protein, translated to MVITFSGGKIIATPHELVVRLDGEYRVTLQAQVDAIQLIGKGANVISANGSECKWSIKLDDEQQLREIANEVGCDVL
- a CDS encoding isopenicillin N synthase family dioxygenase — encoded protein: MKLETVDYLADDAAEQFVRSLRETGFGVLKNHPIPKELVESIYENWYQFFMTEEKNDFQFNVDTQDGYFPPSVSEVAKGHSVKDIKEYFHVYPWGQIPEQLKEQILDYYARANAFAQELLGWVEAHAPKDVQEKFSVALSEMINGSEQTLLRVLHYPPMQGDEEPGAIRAAAHEDINLLTVLPAANEPGLQVKTKDDQWLDVPCDFGNLIINIGDMLQEASGGYFPSTTHRVINPTGERQEKSRISLPLFLHPKPEVVLSEKYTANEYLMERLRELGVI
- a CDS encoding M48 family metallopeptidase: MTSWMKFASLLTLAGITACSSSPTGRNQILLFSDQDMSQLGAQSFEQMKQQQKISQDAKTNAYVQCVTNSITKHIPKQGFDEWEVVVFESDQVNAFALPGGKIGVYTGLLKVAVNQDQLATVIGHEIAHVIADHSNERLSQTQLANTGLSITGAALGASEYAQYKGMTMAALGLGVQYGVILPYERTQESEADIVGLRYMADAGFDPNQSVNLWQNMAKASGGNQPPELLSTHPSHSTRIQDLRATITTLPQSNAQRPNCKV
- a CDS encoding hotdog fold thioesterase; its protein translation is MSIWKKPIDLDIINATSKNTLIEHLNIVYTEVNDNSLVATMPVCHFTHQPLGMLHGGASVVLAETLGSLAANFCVSDGYFCVGLDINANHVRSMREGHVIGKAEPIHLGASTQVWQINITDERERLVCSSRLTIAVKKHKR
- a CDS encoding SgrR family transcriptional regulator, which codes for MSSPRLRVQFETLFEYFDGKDSDVQLDDITDVLCCTRRNARMVLNKLEEESWIEWQPAAGRGKQSKLIFKQNRTNVSETLARRYLEDGKIGQALNALDRDAAKLTQVIQNYLGVQYQEGEQVIRLPYYRPLSMLNPAKSMRRSEQHIARQVFSGLTRLDDNDQLQPDLAHSWQKIHDDHWRFFIRPGVRFHNGELLQTSHIVETLDSLECLNMFSHIKHVESPANCVVDVYLTRPDKYFPLALTESIAKVTLPASLRGDDYDIRPIGTGPYRVEKNDEQQLILRAFDGYFGFRPLIDRVEVWVVDEAYSSMVYPSLSKPVMADRGDSDEVELDPGCTYLLLNRQKGIAKNPLWAEFLSNALNAADLFTHIPKETVIDLGVLHAYGLKPGWYDVKLATPVCPQSTTKPVIKIAFQRQHPMFPTLAHAIEAVLKQYDVAVELFDYDMNPPHADDVDIWINPMGIANNRDDALVGWLMDYSFIEESSPLDEFDQWCTMVEQWRAGEYETFPARQLGKKLVHSNQLIPMFHCWLGVNKDQCGTLQNAKCNALGWFDFSQVWNKPDLG
- a CDS encoding DMT family transporter, which codes for MSTLFLTFITLIAFAANSVLCRWALADNSIDPLSFSLIRIVSGAITLILIYWAVTRSKQQLAGGENNQSSKWKGNPISIGALLVYMFGFSYAYVALGAGLGALILFVMVQLTMVVAHLIQARGMSLLEWFGCAIAISGLVILLWPDNQQQALDFKAALLMMLAGIGWGCYTLAGRKVNDPLHATMINFSYAGLASLVLLIFVSFSEVMSGSMFMNSAGVTYALLSGVFASAMGYTLWYQVVKKLSTLTASVAQLSVPIIATLGGIVFLSEPLTLKFVIASGIIFVGIAAVIFAPKNG
- a CDS encoding DUF2238 domain-containing protein; this encodes MTNTTEPIASPLSCNRSLLILTAAYLAVFVFSAISPSSRAVWIAEIIPAVGILAGIWWCSRKLTFSNTAYVLMFIWLVLHTIGAKYTFAEVPFDWFNTLIGSERNNFDRVAHFSIGLYAYPLAEYLIRKKLSSPIIAVWFSLFAIMSVAAGYEIIEWWYAELAGGDEGIAFLGSQGDIWDAQKDMLCDTSGAIVALIIMKLQGRIDKPKT